The nucleotide window TACTCGTTCTTGAAAATGCCCTTGCCGCAGAGCTTTTTCAGCACGGTGTACGTGGTGGTTTTTTTCCACTTCATCGCCTCCGCCGCAAGCTCCGCGAGTTTTGGGGAGTGAATCGGCGCGTGTTCCCATATCAGGTCGGCGAAACGTGATTCCGCTTCCGCCAGTCGATAATCAGCCATAATCAACCTCCATTCTATTTATCGTCACATATATTCTACAATAAATAGAATTGACTGTCAAGGTGGTTTTTCAAGAAAGTTTATTTTCGGAACATTTACCAAATTGTCGGGATGGAATCCATAAAGGAGCACTGCCGCAAGAAAATTTTCGAGATTTGTGCAAATTGCCCTTTGAATTTTTCTTTCGGGTTTGCTATAATATTAATGCTAAACGTGCAGTTCGCTTTGTGGGACATAAGTCCAGTTTGAGCGAGCGGGCACGTTTTATTTTTCGGAAGGAGACTCGGTTGAATGACAATAACAAACAGCGCGGTTTTGCACAAGAAATTTGGGCAAGGAACGGTTATCTCGCAAGATAACGCTATCGTGACGGTTCGTTTCTCCAATGAATACGGCGACAAGCGCTTTCAATACCCGAACGCTTTTGTCTCTTTCTTGACTCTTTGTGATGAGGATTTGAAAAGAGGCATGGATGCGGAAATCGGCCAAATAAGAGAAGCCGAGCGGTTGACGCAGCAAAAATGTGACGCAGAAGCCGACAGGAAACGAGAGGCTGAACGATCCGCAATATTGGAAGCTAGACGAGCCTCCGCCAAAAAGAAAACACCCGCAAAAGCCAAGAGTAAGCCGACAACAAAAGCAATGTCAGGCGGTGATGGTATTGTATAACGAAGGTGACTATGTTATCCGGAAAAGCGAAGGGATATGGCGCGTAAGCGGCGTTACTGTAAACTGTTATTCACTCAGTAATTACGCGAGCAGTGCATACGAGTCCGTTCCACTTAGGGTTTGGCGGGAAGCGATGCCGGTAGGCGCTTGAAGAACGGTTTTCGCAGAGTTACATCAACATCTGGCAGCTTGCGATACCGCAAAATGCTGTCGTGATGTCTTACGAATCCGCCAAAAGCGCCAACATTGCAAACTGAATAAGTTTATCTTCGACCATCATATAACTCAACGAGAACCGGCAAAGGAGCAGCTCCCTGAAGGGGGCTGCTCCTTTGCCGGTTGCACGGCGGATTCACAAAATCAGACTGGATGCCTCGAAGAGCGGAACCAGGCGGCTGTCCCAGAGGAATGCTTTGGCCGTGAGGCCCGGTTCTATCGGCAGGGACAGCGTGAACAAACTCCGTTCTCCGACCGCTGCCGTTTCCTCCGCGGCGGAAATCGCGATCAATCTGCCGCGCTGATCATAAACCGCCAAAATACCTTGGTAAAGAGCCGCGTCGTCTTCGTGGTTTTCTGCGACGAATACGGCCTTTGCCTCTTCTCCGGATCTCATAAGGGTGATCCCCGGAGGCGGTGCGATCACGTCGATCTTCGCCGTGACGGACTTCCAGGCGGATTCGGAATCTGAGCTGGAAACTTTTACGTAGAACGCGTCGCCGGTAAACGCGTCTGTCAACGTCACTTCGCCGGCCTGGTCAATGGAGACGCCAGGCTCACTTTCTATAATTTCCCATTTTGTGTCGCCCGCGTCGGGCACAGGCAGTTTGTCCCATGCAGTGTGCACCACGGTGGCCGACAGTGACACGGTACGGGTCTCGCCGGCAAAGGGACGGACAATCTCCGAAGGTCCGGAGATATCATAGGTGATCAGCGGACTCTCCCTATTAATGAGGTATACGTCAAAAGCCTCGATGTTTACCGTGGCGCTGAGATTGCCCTCGTACAAAGCGAAACAAGGGAAGTTCACGGTGGTGGCCGAGGCCGTTGTCTGCCTTCGGCTGACGCTGTGGACGACAGGACGGCCGGCGCTGTCTGTGTAACGCACGTACGCCGCCACATTGTGGCCCGTGGAACCGGCGGCGTTGGGCGTGTCCAGCAACCAGACCTCGTAGTAGAGGTTTCTGTCTAAATTCGACTGCCACGCGGTCATGGCGTTGTCCGACACGGCGCCGTTGGCTGTGCCGTTGGCCGTGGTCGTGGTGGAGTAGCGGATGCCAGCGTTGGTGAACGCCACTTTGAAGATTTCGGCGGCATTTCTGCTCTCATTGTTGCCATCTCGGAAACTCAGGCTGAAACTGCCTGAAACCGGGCGAACTTTGGCGTACATGACCAGAGTCTGCCCCTGTATGTTGGTGGTATTTCTGGGTTCTAAGCCCACGAAGGTGTCTCCGGTGGCATATCCGGCCGATGGATTGGCGTTCTTATGCACATACACTTTCTTCCCCGTTGTGGGATCGATCTGCACCGTGTCCGCCGTGGTACTGTTGGAACCTTGAATGCGGCGGTTGGGGTAGAGTCCTACAAAGGGAAGATCTCCGCGGTTTGTGGCGCTGGTGGGCCTGTTGTTCACATAATAGAAGTTGTTACTGTTGACAAGGGTGAACGGCAGGTACTTCACCTCTCCAAGGGGCAGGGACTGGATGCTCACTTTGCCTCCCCAGACAGACGGGCGGTGCTCGTCATAATCGATTTCCAAGAGCAGCTTTACTGTGTAACCCTGCACGTCGCCGAAGTCGTTGGCGGCCGTGACCGTGGCCTCCAGGGTATCGGACGCAAACTGCGTCACCGCCGTCTGAATCCCGTCCGCCGCGACGGCGGCCAACCGAGGCAGCGGTTGGAGCTCGGACCACTGTGCGGTATACTCCCTCACAATGGGGTTAAATCCTTTGATCACGGAATCATCCAGCGTGAGGGACGTGAGGAAATTCATATCCCGAATAAAGTGGACGACATAGGTCTCTTCTTCCCAGTCTTTCACGACTTTGATGACAGCGGATTTTTGTGAAGTGGACGCCTGCGTGACGGTCAGCGTCACATCGTCATAGACATCCGCATTTATCACGGGGAAGGGCGCGTTAGGCGTCAGATTGATCTCATAGTTTGTCACTTTTTCGTCAAATTCCGGCAAGGGGACACCGTCCACTCGAATGGCCTGGAGCTTGGGCACGGTATGGATCAGCGTCTTGCTCAGGGCCATGACTTCCTGTGTCGGAAATACGGGCCGCAGGGTATACTTGTATTCGTAGTCTCTGTCGTTGCGCACCATAAAATCGCCGTAATTCATAGTGCCTTCGTTGCCATAGGGGCCGCGCATCCAGTTTTCGCTGCCGACGCCCATCTGTATCATATTCAGGCTGAGCGTTACGGCGGTGGGCGCGGCGAGATCAACGGGGTGCCTGGGGCCGCTTTGGACACCCGTCCAAGACCAAGTGGACATCTCCTCGGCGGTGTGCTTCAATGCTGAAAACTCCAGAAGGGTATCGGCAACGGCCAGCAGCCCGGCGCCGCTGTCGTCGGTGACGGCCACCCATCGGGTATCCGTATGGTTGCCGTTTTCCTGCGAGCGGCTGCGGGTCACAAACATATCGTCCACTGTGGTTTTATACTGATCTACATACGTTCCGGTTCTGCGATCGATGTAATTCTCCTCCGGCCCTCTGCCGAAGTATTCCACATGTGTGTAATCCAGCGGCAGCTGGAGATAGCTGCCCACCAACCCCAGGTTATAGGATTGGCTGCTGGGGCTGAGTTTGTTGGTGACGGCAATGTCGCCGTTGCCGTAGACGGTATATTCTATGCTGTATGGCGACGGCGCCAAATCGGCGCGGTTCGTGCCCCGGGAATCCAACTGTCCGCTGACGGTGATTTTGACCGATTTGGGATTGAGCTTTGTGACGATGAAGCTGCTGACGGTCTTGTCCCGGCCCGCATAGCGCCAGGCGTTGCCAATGAGGACACCGAAAGAGCTGGCCGAATAGTTGCCGCCGATATCGTTGTCTGTGAGAGCCCTGTAGAAGTTCGGCACAGGCCCATTTTGGATAAGGCGCTTGCCGTTTACGGTGTAATTTGTGATAAGGCCGGTGTCTTTGCTGATGCGCAGATCAAAAGTCTTGTCCTCTGAACCGCCTGTGACGGCCACTTCGGCGTCGGTTTCACGGACGTCAGCCAGATCCTGAACGCTGAGAAGGCCAATGCCCACTCCAGGGATAGCCGCGGGTATGGCAAACTGCGCCGCGGCGACAGTGTACCCCTGCGGCGCCCAGTTTGCGGTTTCTTTCAACCTGAAGGACAATCTTAGGAAGTATTCCGCACCGGGCGTTAAGACGTCGGGCATCTCGTAGGGGATATGAATGGTTTTGGCCTGGGCCGTGAGATCGGCCGGGTTCACGGCCGGAATGTCCAAGGTCATTGTGCCTGTCTTGACAACGGCACTGTCCTGCGCAACTTCCCAAACAAATTCGTAGCGGCTGGCATTTGTAAAGATGTCGTGGTTGCGGAATGTGATGTTGCCGGCCAGCAAAGCGTCCGGGCCTGTCACCGTCATCTTGATGCTCTGATAATCGGCTCTGACCTCCGCCAAGGCCGGATTTGGCTCTCCCGTGGCCAGTATGCCTATCCCGTTGGCGCAGAAGGCGTTGCTGTGGCTGGTCTCACCCCAGTCGCCGCCGTAACCCGCGTAATAGCGGCCGTCGTCCGTCTTTGTCAAGATGCCCTGATCGTACCAGTCCCATATCCAGCCGCCCTGATTTCGGGGGTTGTTCTCGAAACCCTGGGTATATGCCCAGAGGCCACCGCCGGCGTTACCCATGGCGTGCTCATACTCACATGGGATGTTAGGCCTGTTGTTGTCGCTGTAATTCCCCTCTGTGGCGGCTGTCTCGTACATCCGGGTCTGCATGTCGGAGAGGCTGGCATCGGCCATAAAGTGGACAAACCGGGTTGGATCATTTTCTCTGATCCAGTTGTGATTGGCAGTGTGGTTCGGTCCGCTGCCGGCTTCATTGCCCAAAGAGTAAATGACGACGCTGGGATGATTTTTGTCTCTGAGGACGGTGTTTTTTGCCCTGTCTAACATGGCGTTGGCCCAGTTTCCATTGTTGTTGTTACCCGGTATCCCCTGACCGGAGCCGTTGTGACTTTCTACGTTGAATTCGTCCATGACGTAGATGCCGTATTCATTGTATAATTCGTACATATAGGGATCGTGCGGATAATGGGAGGTTCTCACAGAGTTAATATTGTTTCGCTTCATGTACAGCACTTCCTGGCGCATACGTTCCCGAGGAATTGTTTTGCCTCCCAACGCGTCGACCTCGCCTCTGTTTACGCCCTTGAAGTAGAGAACTTTGCCGTTAATACGCAGACGGTTTGGGTCGGCTGCCGTGCCCGTGGTATTTCTCACAGCGGAACCGCCGCCGGCTCTCAGCAACTCGCGGAAACCCACTACGTGGCCGATGGATTCCAACACAGCGCCAGTATCATCGTAAAGAGAGAACACCGCAGTGTACAGATTGGGATACTCCGCCGACCACTTGAGGGGGTTCGTCACCCTTTTGCTCAGCCTGACTTCGGCGGTTTCTTCCCCCGCGGCCATGGAGAAAGACGCATGCTCATTTTCAAACACGACATGCCCATCTTTGTCGTAAAGACTCACCCCTACGCCGTAATTGTCCGCCGCCGCCCCATAACGGTTGGACAGCAGGAATTTCACGTTGAGATCTGCGTCCGCGTTCTCATCGAAGGTCACGAGGTCTGTGACGACGGTGAAGTCCTTGATGTTGGTTTTGGGAGAAGCGAACAGAAACACGTCTCGGATGAGCCCGGACACGTCGATCTGATCTTGGTTTTCCAAAAATCCACCCGTCGTCCAGCGGTGGACGCGCACGGCGATTGTATTCACCTGGCCCGGCCGTATGTACGGCGTGATATCAAATTCACTGGCTGTAAAACTGTCCTCTCCATAACCCACGGCGCGCCCGTTTACCCAGACGTACAGGCCCTGTGATGCCCCCATAAAGGAAAGGAAGCTCTGCCTGTCCTCCCAGCCCGCCGGTATGAACACCTCGCGCAGATAGTAGCCCACCGGATTTCGTCTGGCGTAGGTGAGACCGTCTGGCGCTCTCGGTTGGCCCATGGGCATGCCGTAAGACATCCACGGATAGTTTTGATTGTTATAGATGGGATAATCGCCGTACACACCGGCGTATTGGAAGGCCACTTGCCACGACGACGGAACGGGGATTGTTTTCCAGTCTCCTTCCTTCACATAATCGGTCCTGAAGAACGCCGGCATAGCG belongs to Oscillospiraceae bacterium and includes:
- a CDS encoding BlaI/MecI/CopY family transcriptional regulator, with amino-acid sequence MADYRLAEAESRFADLIWEHAPIHSPKLAELAAEAMKWKKTTTYTVLKKLCGKGIFKNE
- a CDS encoding DUF4981 domain-containing protein encodes the protein MTRLSKRMTAAILSLVTVLAYVPAMPGTALATEGYAKVDPVFTGHEWYDQETVVEINREDPRTIFVPFDTQEDAKANPVYSQMENSENFISLNGTWDFRLDMLTNAMPAFFRTDYVKEGDWKTIPVPSSWQVAFQYAGVYGDYPIYNNQNYPWMSYGMPMGQPRAPDGLTYARRNPVGYYLREVFIPAGWEDRQSFLSFMGASQGLYVWVNGRAVGYGEDSFTASEFDITPYIRPGQVNTIAVRVHRWTTGGFLENQDQIDVSGLIRDVFLFASPKTNIKDFTVVTDLVTFDENADADLNVKFLLSNRYGAAADNYGVGVSLYDKDGHVVFENEHASFSMAAGEETAEVRLSKRVTNPLKWSAEYPNLYTAVFSLYDDTGAVLESIGHVVGFRELLRAGGGSAVRNTTGTAADPNRLRINGKVLYFKGVNRGEVDALGGKTIPRERMRQEVLYMKRNNINSVRTSHYPHDPYMYELYNEYGIYVMDEFNVESHNGSGQGIPGNNNNGNWANAMLDRAKNTVLRDKNHPSVVIYSLGNEAGSGPNHTANHNWIRENDPTRFVHFMADASLSDMQTRMYETAATEGNYSDNNRPNIPCEYEHAMGNAGGGLWAYTQGFENNPRNQGGWIWDWYDQGILTKTDDGRYYAGYGGDWGETSHSNAFCANGIGILATGEPNPALAEVRADYQSIKMTVTGPDALLAGNITFRNHDIFTNASRYEFVWEVAQDSAVVKTGTMTLDIPAVNPADLTAQAKTIHIPYEMPDVLTPGAEYFLRLSFRLKETANWAPQGYTVAAAQFAIPAAIPGVGIGLLSVQDLADVRETDAEVAVTGGSEDKTFDLRISKDTGLITNYTVNGKRLIQNGPVPNFYRALTDNDIGGNYSASSFGVLIGNAWRYAGRDKTVSSFIVTKLNPKSVKITVSGQLDSRGTNRADLAPSPYSIEYTVYGNGDIAVTNKLSPSSQSYNLGLVGSYLQLPLDYTHVEYFGRGPEENYIDRRTGTYVDQYKTTVDDMFVTRSRSQENGNHTDTRWVAVTDDSGAGLLAVADTLLEFSALKHTAEEMSTWSWTGVQSGPRHPVDLAAPTAVTLSLNMIQMGVGSENWMRGPYGNEGTMNYGDFMVRNDRDYEYKYTLRPVFPTQEVMALSKTLIHTVPKLQAIRVDGVPLPEFDEKVTNYEINLTPNAPFPVINADVYDDVTLTVTQASTSQKSAVIKVVKDWEEETYVVHFIRDMNFLTSLTLDDSVIKGFNPIVREYTAQWSELQPLPRLAAVAADGIQTAVTQFASDTLEATVTAANDFGDVQGYTVKLLLEIDYDEHRPSVWGGKVSIQSLPLGEVKYLPFTLVNSNNFYYVNNRPTSATNRGDLPFVGLYPNRRIQGSNSTTADTVQIDPTTGKKVYVHKNANPSAGYATGDTFVGLEPRNTTNIQGQTLVMYAKVRPVSGSFSLSFRDGNNESRNAAEIFKVAFTNAGIRYSTTTTANGTANGAVSDNAMTAWQSNLDRNLYYEVWLLDTPNAAGSTGHNVAAYVRYTDSAGRPVVHSVSRRQTTASATTVNFPCFALYEGNLSATVNIEAFDVYLINRESPLITYDISGPSEIVRPFAGETRTVSLSATVVHTAWDKLPVPDAGDTKWEIIESEPGVSIDQAGEVTLTDAFTGDAFYVKVSSSDSESAWKSVTAKIDVIAPPPGITLMRSGEEAKAVFVAENHEDDAALYQGILAVYDQRGRLIAISAAEETAAVGERSLFTLSLPIEPGLTAKAFLWDSRLVPLFEASSLIL